The proteins below come from a single Chryseobacterium capnotolerans genomic window:
- a CDS encoding type II toxin-antitoxin system VapC family toxin — protein sequence MKVNGVLLDTSFFIRFLNDADPLFRNALEYYKYFLNKDIKMHISTISIAEYCVGGSISELPLRNLAILPFNLNHAIKTGEIAKIVFTKKGKLKLAERNIIPNDSKLFSQADVEKNIIYYLSSDTESIKIYNLLQEEGQKPNFNFIDLSIPPNEYFGYLDL from the coding sequence ATGAAAGTTAATGGAGTTTTACTAGACACAAGTTTCTTTATTAGGTTTTTAAATGATGCAGATCCATTATTTAGAAATGCTTTGGAATATTATAAATATTTTTTAAACAAAGATATCAAAATGCACATTTCAACAATTTCAATTGCTGAATATTGTGTTGGAGGTTCTATATCAGAACTACCTTTAAGAAATTTAGCTATTCTTCCATTTAATTTGAATCATGCTATTAAAACAGGAGAAATTGCTAAAATAGTTTTCACAAAAAAAGGAAAATTAAAACTAGCTGAAAGAAATATAATTCCAAATGACTCAAAATTATTTTCTCAAGCAGATGTAGAGAAAAATATCATTTATTATTTGTCTTCAGACACCGAGAGTATTAAAATTTATAATCTTCTCCAAGAAGAAGGACAAAAGCCAAATTTTAATTTTATAGATTTAAGTATTCCACCAAATGAATATTTTGGTTATTTAGATTTATAG
- a CDS encoding alpha/beta fold hydrolase: MNSSQKSAYLPSKLNKESDLFHTLFTPETVTATLLIVHGMQEHSGRYAEIAEYFANHGIAVLTYDHLGHGKSVKDKSEIGFFQLEKPDERLIADTEMMADHLAAQYPDVPHFILGHSMGSFITRCLLQRASKKFAGAIITGTGGPLPGIDLLRGYLSIANAIAPKHRTFLNSVFTKVNNKHFKRDKDFGDTSWLSINPKNRTAFEQDELCGIPFTHNAFYTLFTVYKRATSRNWASSISPAFPFLFVSGKNDPIGDFGKGVILTINNLKSDGFQDVETKIYPEMRHEILNEEIREQVLSEIYDWMLRHCK; this comes from the coding sequence ATGAATTCATCACAAAAATCAGCATACCTTCCCTCCAAACTCAACAAAGAATCAGACCTGTTTCATACTCTATTCACTCCAGAAACAGTAACAGCCACCCTCCTTATCGTTCACGGCATGCAGGAACATAGTGGAAGATACGCGGAAATAGCTGAGTATTTTGCAAACCATGGCATTGCAGTGCTGACGTATGATCACCTGGGTCACGGAAAGTCCGTAAAAGATAAAAGCGAGATAGGGTTCTTCCAGCTTGAAAAACCGGATGAGAGGCTAATTGCTGATACAGAAATGATGGCAGATCATCTTGCAGCGCAATATCCGGATGTTCCCCATTTTATTCTGGGACATTCAATGGGATCTTTTATCACTCGTTGTCTTCTTCAGAGAGCAAGTAAGAAATTTGCCGGGGCTATTATTACCGGAACTGGTGGACCTTTGCCTGGAATTGATTTATTGAGAGGCTATTTATCCATAGCTAATGCCATAGCACCAAAACATCGTACTTTTTTAAATTCTGTTTTTACCAAGGTCAATAATAAGCATTTTAAGAGAGATAAAGATTTTGGTGATACAAGCTGGCTAAGCATTAATCCTAAGAACAGAACTGCTTTTGAACAGGATGAATTGTGCGGAATTCCTTTTACCCATAATGCTTTTTATACGCTGTTTACAGTTTATAAAAGAGCAACTTCAAGAAATTGGGCTTCTTCTATTTCGCCAGCATTTCCTTTTCTGTTTGTAAGCGGAAAGAATGATCCGATTGGTGATTTTGGTAAAGGAGTCATCCTTACCATTAACAATTTAAAAAGTGATGGCTTTCAGGATGTGGAGACAAAGATCTATCCGGAGATGCGTCATGAAATTTTGAATGAGGAAATACGGGAGCAGGTGCTGAGTGAGATTTATGATTGGATGTTAAGACATTGTAAATAG
- a CDS encoding LytR/AlgR family response regulator transcription factor: MKQKINCIILDDEPFAVRLLNDYALKTDLLNIIYAGSDVYEVMKLLGSENVDLIFIDIQMPELTGIEMMKMFNKNHNFIVTTAYAEYALEAFDFHVVDFLLKPITFNRFYQGVQKFIQWQQAFIPEPQLDHLFVRSDRKYYKIAFDEVIYIEGLKDYIRIHTINDKVMVLENMKDILEKLPENRFMRIHRSYIIATDKIKVIEGNRIQMRNMDFVTVGETYRKSFSEWIETSG; the protein is encoded by the coding sequence ATGAAACAAAAGATCAATTGTATTATCCTAGATGATGAGCCCTTTGCAGTAAGGCTTTTGAACGATTATGCCTTAAAAACCGATCTGTTGAATATCATATATGCCGGAAGTGATGTGTATGAAGTGATGAAATTATTGGGTTCAGAAAATGTAGACCTTATTTTTATTGATATTCAGATGCCTGAGCTTACAGGAATTGAAATGATGAAAATGTTTAATAAGAATCATAATTTCATTGTAACTACTGCGTATGCTGAGTATGCTTTGGAAGCTTTTGATTTCCACGTGGTGGATTTTTTATTGAAGCCCATTACTTTCAATCGCTTTTATCAGGGAGTACAAAAATTTATACAATGGCAACAGGCTTTCATTCCTGAGCCACAGCTGGATCATCTTTTCGTACGATCAGACAGAAAATATTATAAAATAGCCTTTGATGAGGTTATTTATATCGAAGGATTAAAAGATTATATCAGAATTCACACCATCAATGATAAAGTAATGGTGCTGGAAAATATGAAAGATATTTTAGAGAAACTTCCTGAAAACAGATTTATGAGGATTCATAGATCTTATATCATTGCAACCGATAAAATAAAAGTCATTGAAGGAAACAGAATCCAGATGAGAAATATGGATTTCGTTACCGTAGGAGAAACCTACCGCAAATCTTTCTCAGAATGGATTGAGACCAGCGGATAA
- a CDS encoding sensor histidine kinase, with the protein MGKLHLNKKTEIGLHILFWLLTLYFMLVGQPLSFGMPELDLFFKTYAIVFVLTFYFNYILVMPKIFNDFKWIKLLIGIIITYLFFTLTRFVIEQVLTDWWLGKVNYTNPVLGNYLLDNLAYSSKPIIFSSFLWLIIHVIKLLEYNKVILEDQKNTEIKFLKAQINPHFIFNTLNNIYSMVHFQSPESLSAIEKLSSIMRFTTYEAQKEHIALSEELDYIKAYIELEELRHYENNIVKWQSGIKDEKRRIAPYILSPLIENALKHGAYSEQNPIEINIFTDDKLLNFEVINSIGNKKTDKLGGIGLDNLKNRLEMLYHSKYKLETTRLENKFKASIQIQFS; encoded by the coding sequence ATGGGAAAACTACATCTGAATAAAAAAACGGAGATTGGCCTGCACATTTTATTTTGGCTGCTGACTTTGTATTTTATGCTGGTAGGCCAACCGCTCTCTTTCGGGATGCCGGAGCTGGATCTGTTCTTTAAAACCTATGCTATAGTCTTTGTACTGACCTTCTACTTTAATTATATCTTGGTAATGCCAAAAATCTTCAACGATTTTAAATGGATAAAGCTGTTGATAGGAATTATCATTACTTATTTGTTCTTTACATTAACACGCTTTGTTATTGAACAGGTGTTGACAGACTGGTGGCTAGGGAAGGTAAATTATACCAATCCCGTTTTAGGAAACTATCTCCTGGATAATCTTGCTTATAGCAGCAAACCTATTATTTTCAGTTCATTTCTGTGGTTAATTATCCATGTGATAAAACTTTTAGAATATAATAAGGTTATTCTGGAAGATCAGAAAAATACGGAGATCAAATTTCTTAAAGCTCAGATCAACCCTCATTTTATTTTCAATACTTTAAATAATATCTATTCAATGGTTCACTTTCAGTCACCGGAATCTCTTTCTGCTATTGAAAAACTGAGCAGCATCATGCGTTTTACCACCTATGAGGCACAGAAGGAGCATATTGCCCTGTCAGAAGAACTGGATTATATAAAAGCCTATATAGAATTGGAAGAATTAAGACATTATGAAAATAATATTGTAAAATGGCAGTCCGGGATTAAAGATGAAAAACGAAGAATAGCACCCTATATTCTGTCACCATTGATTGAAAATGCCTTAAAACATGGGGCTTACTCAGAACAAAACCCAATTGAGATCAATATATTTACAGACGATAAACTTTTGAATTTTGAAGTCATCAATTCTATAGGCAATAAAAAAACAGATAAACTGGGTGGTATTGGTTTGGATAATCTTAAAAATAGGTTAGAGATGTTATACCACAGCAAATATAAACTTGAAACCACCCGTCTTGAAAACAAATTTAAAGCATCCATACAAATTCAATTTTCATGA
- a CDS encoding TonB-dependent receptor domain-containing protein produces MKTLLLPAILLLFINTMNAQEKETNSETSLETVVIKKQKKIIERKVDRLIYNVENSTASTGGNALDALKSAPMVRVQNEAVSIVGKGEVLIMIDDRLQKMPASEVAAFLKTIPSDNIKSIEVITSPPAKYEAEGNNGIINIKLKTAKNNSWNASLGTNYTQRFYAGNSVQGMFNYNHGKLSLQSSVYMEQQKSRSSSQSNTYYQNELWAMDTQSASKNKNLGISLGADYKVTDQWTTGLKYLGSFSTEEGSSSPFTSRMNYQTSQPDSFISSDTQSSNKPNINSLNWFNTIKMDSAKTVLTTDFDFFEYKKDDARDFYGSELDSKMQMLPGTYFSALNSNMNKIRNYSGKADLETKLSWADFNFGGRFSFTRTDNNFLAYNKETGVPVLNTDQSNTFIYKEYNEALYFSLSRKFNNHWEAKLGLRAEATQTTGFSETRNQTDKNDYIKLFPTAYLTYTMNNNHSFSLNYNRRIRRPDFDYLNPFVVRSSPFYYSEGNPYLKPSIIDNIEFSYIKGQKWTSSLYYSKVSDFGQALSILNPDTNVTRNTPVNYADTYQIGFSTSYNFSAVKWWNSFSGFNVNYQNVKSKVPYTASIDGYNAYLYSNNDFTLNKKKTFSLSVNYGLQLPGRYQIFHISTMNILDVTVKILCLDKKFSVSLTGTDLLNSQRPLISYQSNGIETNFRNNNYTRGFRLSLSYRFGNNDLKSKDRNFGNEEERNRMNQ; encoded by the coding sequence ATGAAAACTTTACTTCTTCCAGCGATACTTCTTCTATTCATCAATACAATGAATGCACAGGAAAAAGAAACCAACAGTGAAACTTCTTTAGAAACTGTTGTTATAAAAAAGCAGAAAAAAATTATTGAAAGAAAGGTAGACCGTCTCATTTATAATGTTGAAAATTCAACTGCTTCAACGGGTGGAAATGCCTTGGATGCTTTAAAATCTGCCCCGATGGTAAGGGTACAAAATGAAGCGGTATCTATTGTTGGAAAAGGTGAAGTATTGATTATGATTGATGACCGTCTTCAAAAGATGCCTGCAAGCGAGGTAGCTGCTTTTCTGAAAACGATTCCTTCAGATAATATTAAAAGCATTGAGGTGATCACTTCTCCTCCTGCAAAATATGAAGCGGAAGGAAACAACGGGATTATTAATATTAAACTTAAAACCGCTAAAAATAATTCGTGGAATGCTAGTTTAGGCACCAATTATACCCAAAGATTCTATGCCGGAAACAGCGTACAGGGCATGTTTAATTATAATCATGGAAAGCTTTCTCTACAATCTTCTGTGTATATGGAACAACAAAAATCCCGATCAAGCTCCCAAAGCAATACTTATTATCAAAATGAATTGTGGGCTATGGATACTCAGAGCGCTAGCAAAAACAAAAATCTGGGAATCAGTTTAGGAGCTGATTACAAAGTTACAGATCAATGGACAACCGGATTAAAATATCTGGGAAGCTTCAGCACAGAAGAGGGTTCAAGTTCTCCGTTTACTTCAAGAATGAATTATCAAACCTCTCAGCCTGATTCTTTTATTTCTTCTGACACTCAATCTTCCAATAAACCCAATATTAATAGTTTAAATTGGTTTAACACCATAAAAATGGACAGTGCTAAAACTGTACTTACTACAGATTTTGATTTTTTTGAATATAAAAAGGATGATGCAAGAGATTTCTACGGAAGTGAACTTGATTCCAAAATGCAAATGCTTCCCGGGACTTATTTTTCAGCATTAAATTCAAACATGAACAAAATCCGTAATTATTCAGGAAAAGCAGATCTGGAAACCAAACTTTCCTGGGCAGACTTTAATTTTGGTGGCCGTTTTTCTTTTACCCGTACCGATAATAATTTTTTAGCCTACAATAAAGAAACCGGTGTTCCAGTCCTTAATACCGATCAATCCAATACCTTCATTTATAAAGAATATAACGAGGCTTTATATTTTTCATTAAGCAGAAAATTTAATAACCATTGGGAAGCTAAACTTGGATTACGTGCTGAAGCTACCCAAACAACCGGGTTTTCAGAAACCCGCAACCAAACTGACAAAAATGATTATATCAAACTGTTTCCAACAGCTTATCTTACTTATACGATGAACAACAACCATTCTTTTTCATTGAATTACAACAGAAGAATCAGACGTCCGGATTTTGATTACCTGAATCCATTTGTTGTCCGTTCAAGTCCTTTTTATTATTCCGAAGGCAACCCTTATCTGAAGCCTTCTATTATTGACAATATTGAGTTTTCTTATATCAAGGGGCAAAAATGGACTTCTTCATTATATTATTCCAAAGTTTCAGATTTCGGGCAGGCATTATCTATTTTAAATCCGGATACCAATGTGACCAGAAATACTCCTGTAAATTATGCAGACACTTACCAGATTGGTTTTTCCACCTCTTATAATTTCAGTGCTGTAAAATGGTGGAACAGCTTTTCAGGATTCAATGTTAATTATCAGAATGTAAAATCTAAAGTTCCGTACACCGCCTCTATTGATGGTTACAATGCTTATCTGTATAGTAATAATGACTTTACTCTGAATAAGAAAAAAACGTTTTCTCTGAGTGTCAATTATGGGTTACAACTTCCGGGCAGATATCAAATTTTCCATATTTCCACGATGAATATTTTGGATGTGACAGTAAAGATTCTGTGTCTTGATAAAAAATTCTCCGTATCTCTTACCGGAACTGATCTTCTAAACAGCCAAAGACCTTTGATCTCTTATCAATCCAATGGTATTGAAACCAATTTCAGAAACAATAATTATACACGAGGATTCAGACTTTCATTAAGTTACAGATTTGGGAATAATGATCTAAAATCTAAGGATAGAAATTTCGGAAATGAAGAGGAAAGAAACAGGATGAATCAATAA
- a CDS encoding helix-turn-helix transcriptional regulator, translating into MNRIDRLISVLTTLQSKQFVTADYIADKYEISIRTVYRDIKALGEIGVPIDYEPQKGYTVLQGFFLPPILLTSDEANALIMISKLSERYTDKTIHKNVSNAIDKIKSVLRYSEKEKADQLQKKIGIYVSPETDRSKDYLTIIQNAIIDKQILKICYLNNSTEASEREIEPIGMSFYTNQWHLIAWCWKRNEYRDFKVLQIQDLRNTAQPFKKEVHFTLEEYINSLT; encoded by the coding sequence ATGAACAGAATTGACCGACTGATTTCCGTGCTTACTACTTTGCAATCTAAACAATTTGTAACGGCTGATTATATTGCTGATAAATATGAGATCAGTATCAGAACAGTGTACAGGGATATTAAAGCGCTAGGTGAAATTGGAGTTCCTATTGATTATGAGCCTCAGAAAGGCTATACCGTTTTACAAGGCTTCTTCCTTCCTCCGATTCTTCTTACCAGTGATGAAGCCAATGCTTTGATTATGATTTCCAAACTGTCGGAACGTTATACAGACAAAACGATACACAAGAATGTTTCCAATGCTATAGACAAAATAAAATCGGTCTTACGATATAGTGAAAAGGAAAAAGCAGATCAATTGCAGAAAAAGATTGGCATCTATGTTTCGCCTGAGACTGACCGCAGTAAAGATTATCTGACTATTATCCAGAATGCTATTATAGATAAGCAAATTTTAAAAATATGCTATCTCAACAATTCAACCGAAGCCAGCGAAAGAGAAATTGAACCTATCGGAATGAGTTTTTATACCAATCAATGGCATCTGATCGCCTGGTGCTGGAAAAGAAATGAATATCGGGATTTTAAAGTTTTACAGATTCAGGATTTAAGGAATACAGCTCAGCCATTTAAAAAAGAAGTGCATTTTACTCTTGAGGAATATATTAATTCTTTGACGTGA
- a CDS encoding zinc ribbon domain-containing protein — protein MDKVYKNCQSCGMPLKKSPNGGGTNADGSISTMYCGYCYEKGQFKQENITATEMQSFVKIKMKDMGFPGFLAGLFSKGIPKLERWKN, from the coding sequence ATGGATAAAGTATACAAAAATTGCCAGAGCTGCGGGATGCCTCTGAAAAAATCACCTAATGGCGGCGGAACCAATGCTGATGGTTCTATCAGTACAATGTATTGTGGTTATTGCTACGAAAAAGGACAGTTTAAACAAGAAAATATTACAGCAACAGAAATGCAGAGTTTTGTAAAAATCAAAATGAAAGATATGGGCTTTCCAGGTTTTCTGGCCGGTTTATTTTCAAAAGGAATTCCTAAATTAGAACGCTGGAAAAATTAA
- a CDS encoding HEAT repeat domain-containing protein, with product MTIEELFKDKATKAKEKTEIISKWIMDTSLPTDELIAFAEKAKDPIKGTCIEAMEYATKQNPNLADETVFTFVTNTLTEKAPRIKWESAKVIGNTAQLFPENLDLAITNLIANTEHEGTVVRWSAAFALGEILKLKTSHNTTLLPTLENISEKEEKNSIKKIYLDAIKKTKK from the coding sequence ATGACTATAGAAGAACTTTTTAAAGACAAAGCCACTAAAGCAAAGGAAAAAACAGAGATCATCAGCAAATGGATCATGGATACGTCCCTACCCACAGACGAACTGATTGCCTTTGCTGAAAAAGCAAAAGACCCGATCAAAGGAACCTGTATAGAGGCTATGGAATATGCCACCAAACAAAATCCTAACCTTGCAGATGAAACGGTATTCACATTCGTTACCAATACCCTTACGGAGAAAGCTCCCAGAATAAAATGGGAAAGCGCCAAAGTGATTGGCAATACGGCACAATTATTTCCTGAGAATCTTGATCTGGCCATCACTAATCTGATCGCAAACACAGAACATGAAGGAACCGTTGTTCGTTGGAGTGCTGCGTTTGCGTTAGGAGAAATCCTGAAACTGAAAACTTCACACAATACTACTCTTCTTCCAACACTTGAGAACATCAGTGAGAAAGAAGAAAAGAACAGTATCAAGAAAATCTATCTGGATGCCATTAAGAAAACAAAGAAATAA
- a CDS encoding ABC-F family ATP-binding cassette domain-containing protein: MILLQNISFGFTGGNLLFNHINLTIPSHTKSALVGSNGMGKSTLLKIIANVIQPLEGTINVQGEIFYVPQMFGNFNHLTIAECLNIDQKLLALEKITSGEVDERYFETLNDDWDIEERCQNALQYWNLQDFDLNQKLEGLSGGQKTKVFLAGIQINQPDIIILDEPTNHLDLEGRKLLYDLIEKVNATVLMVSHDRTLLNLADTIFELSNQGIAAYGGNYDFYSEQKEVEEEALQNDIHAKERALKKAKEKERETIERKQKLDARGKQKQEKSGVARIMMNTLRNNAEKNTSKLKSVHTEKITGISGDLRELRSSVRNSDQMKVNFNDSGLHTGKILITAEGINFSYGEEKLWKDNLDLEIRSGERISIKGGNGSGKTTLIKLLLGNIQPSVGNINHAEFNSIYIDQEYSLIDDELTLYDFVQTFNDSALQESEVKTLLSRFLFSKDTWNKKCGVLSGGERLRLLLCGLSISNKAPDMIILDEPTNNLDLQNVEILTNSIKDYKGTLLVISHDEIFLKEIGIGREVMLE, encoded by the coding sequence ATGATTTTACTGCAAAATATATCCTTTGGGTTTACGGGAGGAAATCTCCTTTTTAATCATATCAATTTAACAATACCATCTCATACCAAATCAGCTTTGGTAGGAAGCAACGGCATGGGAAAATCTACCCTGCTGAAGATCATAGCGAATGTAATACAACCTTTAGAGGGAACTATAAATGTTCAGGGCGAAATTTTCTATGTTCCCCAAATGTTCGGGAACTTTAATCATCTAACCATTGCAGAATGTCTGAATATAGATCAGAAGCTTTTAGCCCTTGAAAAAATTACGAGTGGGGAAGTGGATGAACGGTATTTTGAAACTCTGAATGACGATTGGGATATTGAAGAACGCTGCCAGAACGCATTACAATACTGGAATCTTCAGGATTTTGATTTAAACCAAAAACTAGAAGGCTTAAGTGGCGGGCAGAAGACCAAAGTTTTCCTTGCCGGAATTCAGATCAATCAGCCTGATATCATTATTTTGGATGAACCTACTAATCACCTTGACTTAGAGGGACGAAAACTGCTATATGATCTTATTGAAAAAGTAAATGCTACTGTTTTGATGGTGAGCCACGACAGAACATTACTGAATCTTGCAGATACAATTTTTGAATTAAGCAATCAGGGAATTGCTGCCTATGGCGGGAATTATGATTTCTACTCAGAACAGAAAGAAGTGGAAGAGGAGGCTTTACAAAATGATATTCACGCCAAAGAGCGGGCTCTGAAAAAAGCTAAAGAAAAAGAACGTGAAACCATAGAACGCAAACAGAAGCTTGATGCCCGCGGAAAGCAGAAACAGGAAAAATCAGGAGTAGCCAGAATCATGATGAATACACTTCGGAACAATGCGGAGAAAAATACTTCAAAACTGAAGAGTGTACACACTGAAAAGATTACGGGTATTTCAGGAGACTTGAGGGAATTGCGTTCTTCCGTAAGAAATTCCGATCAGATGAAAGTGAATTTCAATGATTCCGGTTTGCATACCGGGAAAATTTTGATCACAGCTGAAGGTATTAATTTTAGCTATGGAGAAGAAAAGCTCTGGAAAGATAATCTCGATCTTGAAATAAGAAGTGGAGAGAGAATTTCCATTAAAGGAGGCAACGGTTCAGGGAAAACAACCCTTATTAAACTTCTGTTGGGAAACATCCAGCCTTCTGTTGGAAATATTAACCATGCGGAATTCAATAGTATTTATATAGACCAGGAATATTCATTAATTGATGATGAACTGACTTTGTATGATTTTGTACAAACATTCAATGATAGTGCTTTACAGGAATCCGAAGTGAAGACATTACTTTCACGATTTTTGTTCAGTAAGGATACATGGAATAAAAAATGCGGAGTTTTAAGTGGTGGAGAGCGTTTAAGGTTACTTCTGTGCGGACTTTCTATCAGCAATAAAGCTCCGGATATGATCATCCTGGATGAGCCTACCAATAATCTGGATTTGCAGAATGTTGAAATTCTTACCAATTCTATTAAAGATTATAAAGGAACGCTGTTGGTGATCTCACATGATGAAATATTCCTTAAAGAAATAGGGATTGGGAGAGAAGTAATGTTGGAATGA
- a CDS encoding phosphoribosyltransferase: MESIKVHDKTFVPYLKDAEIQEIVKETALRIYEDYKDEVPVFIGVLNGVIMFFSDLLKYYPGECEIAFLQMSSYVGTESTGIVYQKMELTKDVKDRHIILVEDIVDTGNTVESLFKYFQETQRPKSVKLASFLLKPEIYKKDFKLDYIGKEIPNKFVLGYGLDYDELGRNLPNLYQLEEGQINH, translated from the coding sequence ATGGAAAGTATTAAAGTTCACGACAAAACTTTCGTTCCTTATTTAAAGGATGCCGAAATTCAGGAAATTGTAAAAGAGACCGCATTAAGAATTTATGAAGATTACAAAGATGAAGTTCCTGTTTTCATTGGTGTTTTGAATGGAGTTATCATGTTCTTCTCCGATCTTTTAAAATATTATCCTGGGGAATGCGAAATCGCTTTCCTACAAATGAGTTCTTATGTAGGAACTGAATCTACAGGGATTGTTTATCAGAAAATGGAGCTTACAAAAGATGTAAAAGACCGTCACATCATTCTTGTAGAAGATATCGTTGATACAGGAAATACGGTTGAAAGTCTTTTCAAATATTTCCAGGAAACACAACGTCCTAAATCTGTAAAGCTGGCAAGTTTCTTACTGAAACCTGAGATTTACAAGAAGGATTTCAAACTGGACTATATTGGGAAAGAAATTCCAAATAAATTTGTTCTTGGTTATGGATTGGACTATGATGAATTAGGAAGAAACCTACCTAATTTGTACCAACTAGAAGAAGGACAAATCAATCATTAA
- a CDS encoding adenylate kinase: MINIVLFGPPGSGKGTQAQNLIEKFNLKQVSTGDLFRYNMKNDTELGKLAKSYIDKGELVPDQVTTDMLIDEIRKPTDTNGFIFDGYPRTTAQTEALEKIVKEELNDEIDICLSLIVEDKILVERLLKRGETSGRSDDSNVEIIENRIKEYYTKTAEVAELYKQQGKYVEVNGVGEIDEIAQKLFAEVEKIK, translated from the coding sequence ATGATAAACATCGTTCTGTTCGGCCCTCCAGGAAGTGGAAAAGGAACACAAGCTCAGAATCTAATCGAAAAATTCAACTTAAAACAGGTTTCAACGGGTGATCTTTTCAGATACAACATGAAAAATGACACTGAACTTGGAAAACTGGCTAAGTCTTACATCGATAAAGGAGAATTGGTTCCGGATCAGGTAACAACAGATATGCTGATTGATGAGATCAGAAAACCTACCGATACTAACGGTTTTATCTTTGACGGATATCCAAGAACTACTGCTCAGACAGAAGCTTTGGAAAAAATCGTTAAAGAAGAACTTAATGATGAGATTGACATCTGTCTTTCATTAATTGTAGAGGATAAAATTTTGGTGGAAAGACTTCTGAAAAGAGGAGAAACCAGCGGTAGATCAGACGACAGCAATGTAGAGATCATCGAAAACAGAATTAAAGAATATTATACTAAAACAGCAGAAGTAGCAGAGCTTTACAAACAACAAGGAAAATATGTTGAAGTAAACGGTGTAGGAGAAATTGATGAGATTGCTCAAAAACTTTTCGCTGAAGTAGAGAAAATTAAATAA
- the obgE gene encoding GTPase ObgE: MSNFVDYVKIHCKSGHGGAGSAHLRREKYIPKGGPDGGDGGRGGHVIMRGNAQEWTLLPLRYTRHIKAERGENGAKNQLTGADGSDIYIDVPIGTIAKNEEGEIIGEILEDKQEIILMEGGKGGRGNEFFKSSTNQTPRYAQPGMDGQEGYIVFELKILADVGLVGFPNAGKSTLLASVSAAKPKIANYAFTTLTPNLGIVDYRNYKSFVMADIPGIIEGAAEGKGLGHRFLRHIERNSILLFLIPADSEDHFQEFKILENELKEYNPELLDKDFIVSVSKSDLLDDELKKEISAEFPENKQPLFFSGVTGEGLVELKDAIWKQLHG, from the coding sequence ATGTCTAACTTTGTAGATTACGTAAAGATCCATTGTAAAAGCGGACACGGAGGTGCAGGTTCTGCCCACCTTCGCCGTGAAAAATATATTCCTAAAGGTGGCCCTGATGGAGGTGACGGAGGTCGTGGTGGACACGTCATTATGAGAGGAAATGCTCAGGAATGGACTTTACTTCCGCTTCGATACACCCGTCACATTAAAGCAGAACGTGGTGAAAACGGAGCAAAAAACCAGCTTACCGGTGCTGACGGTTCTGATATTTATATTGATGTTCCCATCGGAACGATCGCTAAAAATGAAGAAGGAGAAATTATCGGTGAAATCCTTGAAGACAAGCAGGAAATCATCTTGATGGAAGGAGGAAAAGGAGGAAGAGGAAACGAATTCTTCAAATCTTCTACCAATCAAACCCCAAGATATGCTCAACCCGGAATGGACGGTCAGGAAGGCTATATAGTCTTCGAACTTAAAATTTTAGCCGATGTAGGATTGGTTGGATTTCCGAATGCCGGAAAATCTACACTTCTGGCTTCTGTTTCTGCAGCAAAACCTAAGATTGCTAACTACGCCTTTACAACCCTGACTCCTAACCTTGGAATCGTGGATTACAGAAATTACAAATCATTCGTAATGGCTGATATTCCAGGAATTATAGAAGGAGCAGCGGAAGGAAAAGGATTAGGACACAGATTCCTGAGGCATATTGAAAGAAACTCTATCCTGTTGTTTTTAATTCCTGCGGATTCTGAAGATCACTTCCAGGAGTTTAAAATTCTGGAAAATGAATTGAAGGAATATAATCCTGAGCTTTTAGATAAAGATTTCATTGTTTCCGTTTCAAAATCCGATCTTTTGGATGATGAACTGAAAAAAGAAATTTCAGCCGAAT